The following proteins come from a genomic window of Fusibacter sp. A1:
- a CDS encoding N-acetylmuramoyl-L-alanine amidase has product MHKKIVSSLLVFTLVLASLVLPASADKGLNKVDDLRGVWVASVVNIDYPKVRATDPVSLKAEADAILNRAESMGLNAVFLQVRPTGDALYKSAIFPWSKYLTGEQGLAPDDEFDPLSYWISEAHKKGIAVHAWINPYRITKKSANEPVQTVDMLDSGNPARKNPTYVIAHTDGNLYYNPGMPEVRKLIVDGVTEIISNYDIDGIHFDDYFYPGTEFSDSTTFVQYGNGLSLADWRRENVNQLMRDVDSAVKKLDPTVLFGISPFGIWANKSSIASGSDTRGLESFSAHYADSVQWIKEGSIDYIMPQIYWNIGFDIANYEVLLNWWLNITKETDVKLYIGHAAYRAGNTDSKSAWYGDGELIKQLVMNQSKQGVSGSVFFSHRSFANRPSLEAVVKSYYEFKDGAEVNTSLSVNNPSSNIRTGYDNYYISGESNPLLPLYVNGTEVINRSSKGYFGVYMPLQPGANTFTFIQGDQVKSIVITKGWSTGSSNTMDEAYISKSSTFPQQQEMWLPGETITLSCIAPIGSAVTASIGGQVITLKPNSTYRTDGKLVPTTFKGSFTMPEVREGSHTMVLGAPVYVMNYNGVTHTQKAPATIGVVSDKSPYFAQVTGQDVDTYFSSDSSKGSAYLISRGMRDTITAMTGDYVRLGSGKWMKKSQVAIFFDFREPQNRISSATLETSELYDILALDMIEPAAVSAELKNGMLIVDFSNTTALPALKIPSASIISSVDTVTEEDRSQYVITFDSESSLNGYHIEKSESGVNVFLKRPVYATSGDLPLKGIKILVDPGHGGSDPGAIGILGTSYSEKHINLDTSLKLKEALTDLGATVYMTRSTDVYVSLFDRLRLSYQLKPDLFISMHANSIGPDVNINNVSGFSVHYKQELAKSASKSVLDSVITDLSRKSRGLNINNFYVVRGTWAPSILLETGFVPNPLEFEWLSDASQQEQLAREVASGILDYFRR; this is encoded by the coding sequence ATGCATAAAAAAATTGTCAGTTCACTTTTGGTCTTTACTCTGGTCTTGGCTTCGCTGGTGCTACCTGCCAGTGCGGATAAAGGACTTAACAAGGTTGATGACCTTAGGGGCGTATGGGTAGCTTCAGTGGTCAACATCGACTATCCCAAAGTCAGAGCAACAGATCCCGTGAGCCTTAAGGCTGAGGCGGATGCGATCTTAAACCGCGCCGAGTCCATGGGACTGAATGCGGTGTTTTTACAAGTGAGACCTACAGGTGATGCGCTGTATAAGTCCGCTATTTTCCCATGGTCCAAATATTTGACCGGTGAGCAGGGGCTTGCCCCTGATGATGAGTTCGATCCATTAAGCTACTGGATCAGTGAAGCCCATAAGAAGGGCATCGCCGTACACGCGTGGATCAATCCCTATAGGATTACAAAAAAAAGTGCGAACGAGCCTGTGCAGACTGTCGACATGCTTGACAGTGGTAATCCTGCGCGAAAAAATCCGACTTATGTGATTGCGCACACAGACGGAAATCTCTACTACAACCCGGGAATGCCTGAAGTTAGAAAACTGATTGTCGATGGCGTGACAGAAATCATCAGCAATTACGATATTGACGGGATCCACTTTGACGATTATTTCTATCCCGGAACCGAGTTTTCAGACAGCACAACCTTTGTACAATATGGCAACGGACTGAGCTTAGCCGATTGGCGCAGAGAAAATGTGAATCAACTGATGCGTGATGTGGATTCTGCTGTTAAGAAGCTGGACCCCACAGTCCTATTCGGCATAAGTCCTTTTGGCATATGGGCGAACAAGTCGAGCATCGCAAGCGGTAGTGATACAAGAGGGCTTGAGTCTTTTTCCGCTCACTACGCGGACAGCGTGCAGTGGATCAAAGAGGGCAGTATCGATTACATCATGCCCCAGATCTACTGGAATATCGGTTTTGACATCGCAAATTATGAAGTGCTGCTTAACTGGTGGCTGAACATTACAAAAGAGACCGATGTAAAGCTATATATCGGTCATGCCGCCTACCGTGCGGGCAACACCGATTCAAAAAGCGCATGGTACGGTGATGGAGAACTTATCAAGCAACTGGTGATGAATCAATCGAAACAAGGTGTGTCTGGCAGTGTCTTTTTCAGTCATAGATCCTTTGCCAACAGACCCTCGCTTGAGGCTGTAGTAAAGTCCTATTATGAGTTTAAAGACGGCGCTGAAGTAAATACGAGTTTATCAGTCAATAACCCGTCAAGCAACATCCGCACAGGTTACGACAATTACTATATCTCCGGAGAGTCAAATCCGTTACTTCCACTTTATGTGAATGGGACCGAAGTGATCAACCGTTCGTCAAAAGGTTATTTCGGTGTTTACATGCCGCTGCAACCAGGAGCCAATACCTTTACCTTCATTCAAGGGGATCAGGTCAAGTCGATTGTCATCACAAAAGGGTGGTCGACAGGAAGCAGCAACACAATGGATGAGGCTTATATCTCAAAGTCATCGACGTTTCCTCAACAGCAAGAGATGTGGCTGCCAGGCGAGACAATCACGCTTTCATGTATAGCGCCAATCGGTTCGGCTGTCACCGCCTCTATCGGGGGTCAGGTGATAACGCTTAAGCCTAATTCTACCTATAGGACAGATGGTAAGCTTGTACCGACAACATTTAAGGGTTCCTTTACCATGCCGGAGGTCCGTGAAGGGTCCCATACCATGGTACTGGGCGCACCCGTATATGTCATGAACTACAACGGCGTGACCCATACTCAGAAGGCTCCAGCGACAATTGGAGTGGTGTCAGACAAGTCACCTTATTTCGCACAAGTCACAGGGCAGGATGTGGATACCTATTTTAGTTCGGATTCTTCAAAAGGATCGGCATATTTGATTTCTCGAGGAATGAGGGATACCATCACAGCGATGACGGGTGATTATGTCAGGCTCGGTTCAGGAAAATGGATGAAAAAATCACAAGTCGCCATCTTCTTTGATTTTAGAGAACCACAAAATAGAATCAGTAGCGCAACACTTGAAACCAGTGAACTCTACGATATTCTTGCGCTAGATATGATTGAACCGGCGGCGGTTTCCGCGGAGCTTAAAAACGGTATGTTGATCGTTGATTTTTCGAATACGACTGCACTTCCAGCGCTTAAAATACCATCAGCGTCCATCATATCCTCAGTCGATACAGTCACTGAGGAGGATCGTAGTCAGTATGTTATCACCTTTGACAGTGAATCCTCATTAAACGGGTATCATATTGAAAAGTCTGAATCAGGAGTCAATGTGTTTCTGAAGAGACCGGTGTATGCAACATCGGGCGATCTTCCACTAAAGGGAATAAAGATCTTAGTGGATCCAGGGCATGGTGGCTCTGATCCTGGAGCGATAGGTATACTAGGTACAAGCTATTCAGAAAAACATATCAATCTGGATACGAGCCTTAAGTTAAAGGAAGCACTGACCGATTTAGGTGCGACTGTCTATATGACGAGGTCGACAGATGTTTATGTTTCACTTTTCGACCGACTGAGACTATCCTATCAGCTGAAACCGGATCTCTTCATCTCAATGCATGCGAATAGCATCGGTCCGGATGTGAACATCAATAATGTTAGCGGATTTTCCGTTCACTATAAGCAAGAACTCGCAAAATCGGCTTCGAAATCGGTTCTTGACAGTGTCATCACCGATTTATCGAGAAAAAGTAGAGGTCTGAATATAAACAACTTTTATGTAGTCAGAGGAACCTGGGCCCCATCCATTTTGCTTGAAACAGGATTTGTGCCAAATCCACTTGAGTTCGAGTGGTTATCTGATGCGAGTCAGCAGGAACAACTTGCCAGAGAAGTTGCAAGTGGCATACTCGATTACTTTAGGAGGTAG
- a CDS encoding FAD-dependent oxidoreductase, whose product MNAVKSIFSPLRAWKYLVKPPVTLPKRFIFEAPREASDSYRGFHQNDLDACIGCGTCSEICPTAAITLVEVEGIEATEGKTNTRPAFDYGRCSFCGLCVDICASDSLNMSKNYVYISKEADNFYFLPQIAGIHGRVDPLGYHRDEVSELLDLGRRKMNLMDISRKSSFLEIVEGFSKEMAFEEASRCVSCGICTSACPAAMHIPEYITSVWKDDLEGGLRDVYKTNPLGNVCGRICTHKCEEVCALGHRGDPIAIRWLKRYIVDHVEENVYTKVATESVLAPTMGKIAVIGSGPSGLSCAYYLRTLGYDVVVYEKQALPGGVIRYGGPAYRLPEESVIRDISMIEASGVEFKCSVDIGTDITLEQLKNKYDAVFLGIGMSESQTLELPGCNHEAVYYGIPFLAEARDYTRGLREMPEIHESAVVVGTGNVAFDVARTLVRMQEIKYGKSDVHMTTRRKFGTLSADVEEVEEGTEEGIHIHYEVHPRYISSENNRLEGLVVESKPGYEETISVKSIYIAAGQVADYKLLPQTIKNEITPKGKLIVNGRGQVESHPWLFAGGDITKGPDIINGVHTGHVAALGIDEWLRGNK is encoded by the coding sequence ATGAATGCTGTTAAGAGTATCTTTTCACCACTTAGAGCTTGGAAGTATCTAGTGAAACCTCCTGTGACACTCCCGAAGCGCTTCATTTTTGAAGCGCCGAGGGAGGCGTCAGATTCTTACAGGGGATTTCATCAAAACGATCTGGACGCCTGTATCGGTTGCGGTACCTGTTCAGAAATTTGCCCTACTGCTGCGATCACTCTGGTTGAAGTGGAGGGGATTGAAGCAACTGAAGGAAAAACAAACACAAGACCCGCATTTGATTATGGAAGATGTTCCTTTTGCGGTTTGTGTGTAGATATTTGCGCAAGTGATTCACTGAATATGTCAAAAAACTATGTCTATATTTCCAAAGAGGCGGACAACTTTTATTTCTTACCTCAGATAGCAGGCATTCACGGAAGAGTCGATCCCCTTGGCTACCATAGGGATGAGGTTTCTGAACTGCTTGACCTTGGTAGAAGGAAGATGAATCTGATGGATATCAGCAGAAAATCCTCTTTTCTTGAAATTGTAGAAGGATTTTCAAAGGAAATGGCTTTTGAAGAGGCTTCAAGGTGTGTGTCTTGTGGCATCTGCACAAGCGCCTGCCCTGCGGCGATGCATATTCCTGAATACATTACATCGGTATGGAAAGACGATTTGGAAGGCGGCCTGAGGGACGTCTACAAAACGAATCCACTAGGGAATGTATGCGGTAGAATTTGTACACATAAATGCGAGGAAGTATGCGCCTTAGGTCACAGGGGCGATCCGATTGCGATCAGATGGCTTAAAAGATACATTGTCGATCACGTCGAGGAAAACGTTTACACAAAGGTCGCCACAGAGTCCGTCCTGGCACCCACCATGGGTAAGATCGCGGTAATCGGTTCGGGTCCTTCTGGACTATCCTGTGCCTATTATCTACGAACGCTAGGATACGATGTGGTGGTTTACGAAAAGCAGGCGCTTCCGGGAGGCGTGATCAGGTACGGGGGTCCAGCCTATAGGCTACCCGAGGAAAGCGTTATAAGGGATATAAGCATGATCGAGGCGTCGGGTGTTGAGTTCAAGTGCTCGGTGGACATCGGAACCGACATCACCTTGGAACAGCTTAAGAACAAGTATGATGCGGTCTTCTTAGGTATAGGCATGTCTGAATCGCAAACCCTTGAACTGCCGGGGTGCAACCATGAAGCAGTCTATTACGGCATACCGTTTTTAGCTGAGGCGCGTGACTATACGAGAGGACTTAGGGAAATGCCCGAAATCCACGAGAGCGCTGTGGTCGTGGGTACGGGTAATGTGGCGTTTGACGTTGCAAGAACACTGGTGCGCATGCAGGAAATCAAGTACGGAAAAAGCGACGTGCACATGACAACTCGAAGAAAATTCGGTACACTGAGTGCGGATGTGGAAGAAGTTGAGGAAGGAACCGAAGAAGGGATTCACATTCACTATGAGGTCCATCCCCGTTATATCTCTTCTGAGAACAATCGCCTGGAGGGGCTTGTCGTAGAGTCGAAACCCGGATACGAAGAGACGATTTCTGTTAAGTCGATCTATATCGCCGCGGGTCAAGTGGCGGATTACAAGCTTCTACCTCAAACGATCAAAAATGAAATCACTCCAAAAGGAAAGCTGATCGTAAACGGTAGAGGACAAGTGGAAAGTCACCCTTGGCTGTTTGCTGGAGGGGATATCACCAAAGGTCCAGATATTATAAACGGAGTGCACACGGGACATGTCGCAGCACTTGGAATCGATGAATGGCTAAGAGGAAATAAATGA
- a CDS encoding FAD-dependent oxidoreductase — protein sequence MDNKIKSMFSPIRAWKYLMRTPVTIAKKDIFVNPREASERYRGFHQNDMTKCIGCGTCSEICPTAAINLVPVEGIVHEDGKLDERPAFDYGRCSFCGLCVDICTSDSLNMSKEYLHLSIDADSFYFMPDSSGIHKTSAKVGYTRDEISELLDLVRQEMQHEDESRRSSFIEIVKGYAALDAKNEAARCVACGICTNTCPANMHIPEYIRAVFDEDLKEGIRQIYKTNPLANVCGRICTHKCETVCAIGHRGEPVAIRWLKRYIVDNADATDYNDAAQESVTAPVNGKVAVVGSGPAGLSCAYYLRTLGYEVVVFESQALPGGVIRYGGPQYRLPEESVLKDIGVIENAGVTFKCSTKVGVDITLDELRDSFDAVFLGTGFSLSRPLKIPGYDHEDVQYAIPFLAQTRDYIREIGPMPDVAEKVTVIGGGNVAFDVARTLIRLQEIKYGKSFVQMASLEDSEHLPADLEELEEGLEEGLHGYFAYGPMAVKVEDGKIKGLEVKKVLSIFDEEGRFNPSYDEHDVKLLESSQVYMAIGQMPEYAYFNDEMRDELLTKRGQIAVTDGGQVESYPWLFAGGDIVRGPDIINGVATGHDSAKAIDNYLQSKK from the coding sequence ATGGATAATAAGATAAAAAGTATGTTTTCACCGATAAGGGCGTGGAAGTATCTGATGCGCACTCCGGTGACTATCGCAAAAAAAGATATATTTGTAAACCCAAGAGAAGCATCAGAGCGGTACCGCGGATTTCATCAAAACGATATGACCAAGTGTATCGGTTGCGGTACTTGCTCAGAGATCTGTCCGACTGCGGCAATCAATTTGGTACCTGTTGAAGGAATTGTTCACGAAGACGGAAAACTCGATGAACGTCCTGCGTTCGATTACGGAAGATGTTCCTTCTGTGGACTTTGCGTAGACATCTGTACATCGGATTCACTGAACATGTCAAAAGAATACCTTCACCTTTCAATCGATGCGGATAGCTTCTACTTCATGCCTGACAGTTCGGGTATCCATAAGACAAGCGCCAAGGTCGGATACACGAGAGACGAGATCTCAGAACTACTCGATCTTGTGCGTCAAGAAATGCAGCATGAGGATGAATCGAGAAGGTCTTCCTTTATCGAGATCGTCAAGGGTTATGCGGCGCTGGATGCCAAGAACGAGGCGGCAAGATGTGTAGCGTGCGGTATCTGCACAAACACATGCCCTGCGAACATGCATATCCCGGAATACATCAGGGCGGTATTCGATGAGGACTTAAAAGAGGGTATCCGTCAGATCTATAAGACCAACCCGCTTGCCAATGTCTGCGGTAGGATCTGTACCCATAAGTGCGAGACGGTCTGCGCGATAGGTCACCGAGGTGAGCCTGTTGCGATCAGATGGCTAAAGCGATATATTGTCGACAATGCGGATGCTACGGACTACAATGATGCGGCACAAGAATCAGTGACGGCTCCTGTAAACGGTAAAGTCGCCGTTGTCGGATCTGGTCCTGCGGGATTGTCCTGTGCCTATTATCTGAGAACGCTTGGCTATGAAGTGGTCGTATTCGAATCACAGGCGCTGCCTGGTGGCGTAATCCGTTATGGTGGTCCTCAGTACAGACTACCTGAGGAAAGTGTCTTAAAGGATATCGGTGTGATAGAAAACGCAGGTGTTACCTTTAAATGCAGCACCAAAGTCGGTGTGGATATTACACTTGATGAGCTTAGGGATTCGTTTGACGCTGTGTTCCTCGGCACCGGATTCTCACTTTCAAGACCGCTTAAGATACCGGGGTATGATCATGAGGATGTGCAGTATGCCATTCCGTTTTTAGCCCAGACAAGGGACTATATCAGAGAAATCGGTCCTATGCCTGATGTCGCTGAAAAAGTGACCGTGATCGGTGGGGGTAATGTTGCATTCGATGTCGCAAGAACCCTGATCAGACTTCAGGAAATCAAATACGGAAAGTCCTTTGTACAGATGGCCTCACTTGAAGACAGCGAACACTTGCCAGCGGATCTTGAAGAGCTTGAAGAGGGTCTTGAAGAAGGCCTTCACGGTTACTTCGCATATGGTCCCATGGCTGTCAAGGTCGAGGACGGCAAGATCAAAGGATTGGAAGTCAAAAAGGTGCTTAGCATTTTCGACGAGGAAGGTCGATTTAATCCTTCTTATGATGAGCATGATGTGAAACTTCTTGAATCGAGTCAGGTGTATATGGCGATCGGACAGATGCCTGAGTATGCCTACTTCAACGACGAGATGCGAGACGAACTGCTGACAAAACGAGGTCAGATCGCTGTGACAGACGGTGGACAGGTGGAATCCTATCCATGGCTCTTTGCCGGCGGCGACATCGTACGTGGTCCTGACATCATCAATGGTGTGGCTACAGGGCACGACAGCGCTAAAGCGATAGACAACTATCTTCAAAGTAAAAAGTAG
- a CDS encoding NADH-quinone oxidoreductase subunit D translates to MKEVKLFLGPQHPGMHGNYSVHMYVDGDMINKARPTPGFLHRGFEKVMERRLWMGNLALIPRICVVEPDINEMVYAMGIEALSGIEVPERAHWIRMMVLELGRLAIHMMGLGGIGGPTGMYTATYWGIAQRDLILDLFEKLTGARIYHMYIVPGGVRKDLPENFLEDVLKVVDDLEKKLPEFEQLILKHPIIHARIKDNIMLPAEVVWELGVTGIGMRSATGVQNDLRKVKPYARYDQVEFDVPTGTYSDGLSRMNIKYAEMFQSIRIIRQIIEKMPKSGPVRAKMSTGSALRWTVPAGMVYTAVESSRGEYGYFIVSDGGEYPYRIAVRGASFAQGLLGIEKYLPGHRIDDASLWMDTMGVCSPEIDR, encoded by the coding sequence ATGAAAGAAGTCAAACTCTTTTTAGGACCTCAGCATCCAGGCATGCACGGTAACTATTCGGTGCATATGTATGTTGACGGAGATATGATCAATAAGGCTCGTCCGACCCCTGGTTTCTTACACAGAGGATTCGAAAAGGTGATGGAGAGAAGACTTTGGATGGGAAATCTCGCACTGATTCCACGTATCTGTGTTGTTGAGCCGGATATCAACGAGATGGTCTATGCGATGGGTATCGAAGCGCTGTCGGGTATCGAAGTGCCGGAGCGTGCGCACTGGATCAGAATGATGGTGCTAGAGCTTGGTCGCCTTGCGATCCATATGATGGGTCTTGGCGGCATCGGTGGACCTACAGGTATGTACACAGCGACCTACTGGGGTATAGCTCAAAGAGATCTGATTCTCGATTTGTTTGAAAAACTAACCGGTGCGAGAATCTATCATATGTATATCGTACCTGGCGGCGTTCGAAAAGACCTGCCTGAAAACTTTTTAGAAGACGTGCTTAAAGTCGTTGACGATCTAGAGAAGAAGCTTCCTGAGTTTGAACAGCTGATTCTTAAGCATCCGATCATCCATGCAAGAATCAAGGACAATATCATGCTTCCTGCAGAAGTCGTATGGGAGCTTGGAGTTACAGGCATTGGAATGAGAAGTGCCACAGGCGTTCAGAACGATTTGAGAAAAGTGAAACCTTATGCAAGGTATGACCAGGTAGAATTCGATGTTCCGACCGGTACCTATTCGGATGGACTTTCAAGGATGAACATCAAGTACGCAGAAATGTTCCAGTCGATCAGAATCATTCGCCAGATCATCGAAAAAATGCCAAAGAGCGGTCCTGTAAGAGCGAAAATGTCAACAGGTTCCGCCTTAAGATGGACGGTTCCTGCCGGTATGGTCTATACGGCTGTCGAATCGAGCCGCGGCGAATACGGATACTTTATCGTGTCCGATGGTGGGGAATACCCTTATAGAATCGCAGTTAGAGGTGCTTCTTTCGCTCAAGGACTTCTAGGTATTGAGAAGTATCTACCTGGACATAGAATTGATGATGCATCGCTTTGGATGGATACAATGGGTGTATGTTCACCAGAAATTGATCGGTAG
- a CDS encoding NADH-quinone oxidoreductase subunit C, giving the protein MTNSMNSYKEHFQKLLNVEIKDSPADMQLIIDVNSDKFHQTLIALRTDGFRQLSILTCIDWIELNKFQLVAILMNWDTGMHLLVRTLLDRDNPDFHTITSIYPGAIYYEREIFEFFGVHFKGNPTYDKPLFLERWDAMPPLRKDFDPQAYSDSKFPKREHPHVFKAQVVEEIK; this is encoded by the coding sequence ATGACGAATTCCATGAATAGTTATAAAGAGCATTTTCAAAAGCTTTTGAATGTGGAGATCAAAGACAGTCCTGCCGACATGCAGCTGATCATCGATGTGAATTCAGATAAGTTTCATCAGACCCTGATCGCCTTAAGGACGGACGGGTTCAGACAACTTAGCATCTTGACCTGCATCGACTGGATCGAACTAAACAAGTTTCAGCTGGTTGCGATTCTCATGAACTGGGACACAGGAATGCACTTGCTTGTCAGGACGCTTCTAGACAGGGATAATCCTGACTTCCATACGATCACTTCAATCTATCCGGGGGCGATCTACTACGAGCGCGAAATCTTTGAATTTTTCGGAGTCCACTTCAAGGGGAACCCGACCTATGACAAACCTCTTTTCCTGGAGCGCTGGGATGCCATGCCGCCGCTCAGAAAAGATTTTGACCCACAGGCGTATTCCGATTCGAAATTCCCGAAACGTGAGCATCCTCACGTATTTAAGGCACAGGTAGTGGAGGAAATCAAATGA
- the nuoB gene encoding NADH-quinone oxidoreductase subunit NuoB, with amino-acid sequence MSQEIKKDDRKLWEVVGDYFRANSIWMKWYCTGCGAIEMPPTMTSRFDMEQLGMGPMATPRQADVLLITGYLSTKTLRRVIYSYEQMQDPKYIVGFGSCTLNGGIYYDSYATINQLDKYLPVDLYIAGCMPRPEAIMNSFGELIEMIKRGEAKGWKHYQENYDWYKENQMYSLGEVMIHDEFHE; translated from the coding sequence ATGAGTCAAGAGATAAAAAAGGATGACCGAAAACTTTGGGAAGTGGTCGGTGACTATTTTAGAGCCAATTCAATTTGGATGAAATGGTACTGTACAGGTTGCGGTGCGATTGAAATGCCACCTACGATGACCTCAAGATTCGACATGGAGCAGCTCGGCATGGGTCCGATGGCAACGCCAAGGCAAGCCGACGTGCTCCTGATCACAGGTTATTTAAGTACAAAAACACTAAGACGCGTCATCTATTCTTACGAACAGATGCAAGATCCAAAATATATTGTAGGATTCGGGTCGTGCACCCTTAACGGCGGTATCTACTACGATTCTTATGCGACAATCAACCAGCTTGACAAGTACCTGCCTGTAGACCTTTACATCGCAGGCTGCATGCCAAGACCAGAGGCGATCATGAACTCCTTCGGCGAGCTTATCGAGATGATCAAGCGGGGCGAGGCCAAAGGCTGGAAGCATTATCAGGAGAATTACGACTGGTATAAGGAAAATCAAATGTACTCACTCGGGGAGGTGATGATTCATGACGAATTCCATGAATAG
- a CDS encoding respiratory chain complex I subunit 1 family protein, with amino-acid sequence MTLMNFIYGFLVLIGAFVFQTTLTGINRKITARIQKRRGPKFYQQFIDIFKALSKSSITHGWVYDFGAIMALGGIAATVIFIPVAGFQAFPGLDNVFVISYVLAVGMLGMAMSAAGSGNPWASIGVSRALTNMLAYDIPLMVVVFTLIFINKSGSVADLALLQQGSGVFGWNFIKLPLGGIVAVVALFGMLGKKPFDSFIAPAEIASGPMVEYGGKQLGMMFILHELMTFIEVSLILNMFFGGGETLVIYLIKYALLYTFTNIVSQVMPRFKIDQAVLFFFRVPLGMALLQGILVIFLGWGY; translated from the coding sequence ATGACACTTATGAATTTTATATACGGATTCTTAGTTCTGATCGGAGCATTTGTTTTTCAGACTACGCTTACAGGAATCAATAGAAAAATAACGGCAAGAATTCAAAAAAGAAGAGGTCCTAAGTTTTATCAGCAGTTTATCGACATCTTCAAAGCGCTTTCAAAATCATCGATCACCCACGGATGGGTTTACGATTTTGGTGCGATTATGGCCCTTGGCGGAATCGCGGCGACGGTAATCTTTATTCCTGTCGCAGGATTTCAAGCATTTCCTGGGCTAGACAACGTATTTGTCATCTCCTATGTCCTTGCAGTAGGTATGCTTGGTATGGCGATGAGCGCCGCGGGTTCCGGTAACCCTTGGGCCAGCATCGGTGTATCCAGAGCGCTTACCAACATGCTTGCCTATGATATTCCGCTGATGGTGGTGGTCTTCACACTGATCTTTATCAACAAGTCCGGTTCTGTCGCGGACCTTGCACTTTTACAGCAGGGCTCTGGAGTGTTCGGATGGAACTTCATTAAGCTTCCACTTGGCGGTATCGTTGCGGTTGTGGCACTCTTTGGAATGCTCGGTAAAAAGCCCTTCGACTCCTTCATCGCTCCCGCAGAAATCGCTTCGGGACCCATGGTCGAGTACGGTGGAAAACAACTTGGCATGATGTTCATCCTGCACGAACTGATGACCTTCATCGAAGTGTCTTTGATACTCAACATGTTCTTTGGTGGCGGTGAGACGCTTGTGATCTACCTGATCAAATATGCGCTTCTTTACACCTTTACTAATATCGTATCGCAAGTAATGCCGAGATTCAAAATCGACCAGGCGGTACTCTTCTTCTTCAGAGTTCCTCTTGGGATGGCATTACTACAAGGCATCTTAGTCATTTTCTTAGGTTGGGGGTATTAA